The Arachis hypogaea cultivar Tifrunner chromosome 14, arahy.Tifrunner.gnm2.J5K5, whole genome shotgun sequence genome has a segment encoding these proteins:
- the LOC112741441 gene encoding uncharacterized protein isoform X1 gives MTTPYHISLHTLHCSSTQLNCIGQIMEKASSFFLILILSSCRHFMASSDTIKSNNNNEDQSALLALKSHINLDPQHMLSNNWSTTFPLCNWFGITCDANTRRVTSLNLTNMNLNGTLPSQLGNLTYLLNLDLHNNSFNGIVPKELALLPRLEVLNLCTNNFGGELPPWISELSNLQSLSLCNNSFSGSIPTSLSNLSKLKSLNLTFNFISGSIPHELGRLHNLSVLDLSHNKLSADIPSSIFNISTLQVIDLAYNSLSGSIPQNVGNVSQLRSIDLSKNDLVGNVPLSFFNISNLGQIRFSYNNLTGSLPSDLCLAFPMLEFLDLSGNSFFGEIPSSLHQCWKLKFLNMDNNRIYGHLPSDIGSLSMLQTLSLNNNNLTGSLPQSLFNISSLRLINLRNNFFGGQLPEEMCDQAHSLQHISILNNNVGGTIPKSIGNCTSLINLYLGANFFTGTIPYEIGDKLRKLEILHLQGNKLTGSIPPNIFNISGLQSLSLSNNNLSGTLPIQAHHTLSNLQFLYISGTNLSGEIPTPLFNASMLLQLVLANSSFSGPIPDSFGNLRNLQVLYLLGNNFTGGLGFLNSLTQCRQLTKILLASNPLGGTLPNAIGNLSQSLQRFDVRSCNIKGEIPPQIGNLKNLYDLKMYNNQFVGEIPSTIGNLQLLQLLELSNNRLNSSIPEQICRIQNLNQLILSNNNIFGPIPRCVDHLSSLRILYLDSNNLNSTIPSTLWSLSYILEVNLSSNGLEGSLPAEISSMNAVINLDISHNKLSGKIPTGIGSLQRILNLSLAYNMLQGPIPDSIGNMLSLEFLDFSHNLLSGTIPKSFVNIVDLKFINLSYNRLHGEIPYGGKFINFKPQSFMMNDGLCGRPNFGVPPCSNDGAKNSRRSKALKLAIPLIVLCMILACAVILICRRKPRKGSAAEDLPSFQFPSRISYFELLEATQKFDESNLIGRGGLGSVFRGELSNGTVVAVKVFNLEIQQAPRSFDAECEAMRNLRHRNLVKVISSCSNSIDFKALVMEFVANGNLEKWLYSHNYCLPFMQRLKVVIDVACALEYLHHGNTRPVVHCDLKPSNVLLDEDMVAHVCDFNIAKLLEEDQSEIHTNTLATLGYMAPEYGLEGVVSPKGDVYSYGIMLMEVFTRKKPTDEMFCEGLSLRSWIQQSLPRGITEVVDPNLMEGEEQVVSAMEVALSKIMDLALDCSHDSPNERISMKEVFVLLSKIKTTFQQR, from the exons ATGACAACACCGTACCATATCTCGTTACACACACTCCATTGTTCCTCAACTCAACTTAATTGCATTGGTCAAATAATGGAGAaagcttcttccttctttctcattcTTATCTTATCATCATGCCGTCATTTCATGGCTTCCTCAGACACAATCAaatccaacaacaacaatgaagaccAATCAGCACTTCTAGCCTTAAAATCTCACATCAATTTGGATCCTCAACACATGTTGTCCAATAATTGGTCCACCACTTTCCCCCTATGCAATTGGTTTGGTATCACTTGTGATGCAAATACAAGAAGGGTAACATCCTTAAATCTCACAAACATGAACTTAAATGGTACCCTTCCTTCTCAATTAGGGAACTTAACTTATCTTCTAAACCTTGATCTTCACAATAATAGCTTTAATGGTATTGTTCCAAAGGAATTGGCCTTGTTACCCAGATTGGAGGTTCTCAATTTGTGCACAAATAACTTTGGTGGTGAACTTCCACCATGGATTAGTGAGTTATCTAACCTCCAAAGTTTGAGTCTTTGTAACAATAGTTTTTCAGGGTCAATCCCTACTTCACTATCTAACTTGTCAAAGTTGAAGAGCTTGAATTTGACCTTTAATTTCATTAGTGGAAGCATTCCACATGAGCTTGGAAGGCTTCATAACCTGAGTGTTTTGGACTTGTCACACAATAAGTTATCTGCTgatattccttcttcaatcttcaatatCTCCACACTCCAAGTCATTGATTTAGCCTATAATTCTTTGTCAg gaaGCATTCCTCAAAATGTTGGGAATGTATCACAATTAAGAAGTATAGATTTGAGCAAGAATGATCTTGTAGGCAACGTACCATTATCCTTTTTCAATATCTCAAATCTTGGGCAGATTAGATTCTCTTACAATAACCTAACTGGCTCTCTTCCATCGGATTTGTGCCTTGCGTTCCCAATGCTTGAATTTCTTGACCTCTctggaaattcatttttcggtGAAATTCCGTCAAGTTTGCATCAATGTTGGAAGCTCAAATTTCTGAATATGGACAACAATAGAATTTACGGACACCTACCAAGTGATATCGGCAGCTTATCTATGCTTCAAACCTTAAGTCTTAACAACAACAATTTAACAG GTTCACTTCCACAGTCTCTTTTCAACATCTCCAGTTTAAGACTAATAAACCTTCGGAACAACTTCTTTGGTGGTCAACTTCCTGAAGAGATGTGTGATCAAGCTCATTCCTTACAACACATTTCTATATTAAATAACAATGTTGGTGGCACCATTCCAAAGTCTATTGGCAACTGCACCTCATTAATAAACTTATATCTCGGAGCAAACTTTTTCACAG GTACAATACCCTATGAGATAGGTGACAAATTAAGAAAGCTTGAGATATTGCACTTACAAGGCAACAAACTAACAGGATCAATCCCTCCAAACATCTTCAACATCTCAGGACTACAAAGCCTCTCACTCTCAAACAACAATCTATCAGGAACTCTTCCAATTCAAGCACATCACACCCTCTCCAATCTCCAATTCCTCTACATTTCTGGGACCAACCTTAGTGGAGAAATTCCAACACCTCTTTTCAATGCTTCAATGCTACTTCAGCTAGTACTTGCCAACAGTTCCTTTTCAGGACCTATACCTGATTCATTTGGCAACTTGAGAAATCTCCAGGTCCTATATCTCTTGGGAAACAACTTCACTGGTGGTCTTGGTTTCCTCAATTCACTCACACAATGCAGGCAATTGACAAAGATTCTTTTAGCATCTAATCCCCTTGGTGGAACACTTCCAAACGCCATTGGAAATCTTTCACAATCTCTTCAAAGGTTTGATGTGAGGAGTTGTAACATCAAGGGTGAAATTCCTCCACAGATTGGAAACTTGAAGAACCTATATGATTTAAAGATGTATAACAACCAATTTGTAGGAGAGATTCCAAGCACAATTGGGAACTTACAGCTTCTTCAATTATTGGAACTTTCGAACAATAGGCTAAATAGCTCTATCCCAGAACAAATTTGCAGGATTCAGAATTTGAACCAGTTGATTCTTAGCAATAACAACATTTTTGGGCCAATTCCAAGATGTgtggatcatctttcttctctaaGAATACTTTACTTAGATTCCAACAACCTAAACTCCACAATACCTTCCACACTTTGGAGCCTCAGTTATATCTTGGAGGTAAATTTATCCTCCAATGGCCTTGAAGGGTCTTTGCCAGCTGAGATAAGTAGCATGAATGCTGTGATCAATTTGGATATTTCACATAACAAGCTTTCAGGAAAAATTCCCACTGGAATTGGTAGCTTGCAAAGAATATTGAATCTCTCATTAGCCTATAACATGTTACAAGGGCCTATTCCTGATTCAATTGGGAACATGTTGAGTTTGGAATTTCTTGATTTTTCCCATAATCTTTTATCAGGAACCATTCCTAAGTCCTTTGTGAACATTGTTGATCTCAAGTTTATAAACTTGTCTTATAATAGGCTACATGGTGAGATTCCTTATGGTGGCAAGTTTATAAATTTCAAACCTCAATCATTCATGATGAATGATGGACTCTGTGGAAGACCAAATTTTGGAGTCCCACCATGTTCCAATGATGGTGCAAAAAACAGTAGGAGATCCAAAGCTCTGAAATTGGCAATACCCTTAATTGTATTATGCATGATTCTTGCATGTGCAGTTATTTTGATATgcagaagaaaaccaagaaagggTTCAGCTGCTGAAGACTTACCATCGTTTCAATTTCCAAGTCGAATTTCCTACTTTGAACTCTTGGAGGCAACACAGAAATTTGATGAGAGCAATCTTATTGGAAGAGGGGGTTTAGGTTCTGTTTTCAGAGGTGAGCTTTCAAATGGAACTGTGGTTGCTGTTAAAGTATTCAACTTGGAGATACAACAAGCACCAAGAAGCTTTGATGCAGAATGCGAAGCGATGCGAAATCTTCGCCATAGAAATCTTGTTAAAGTCATCAGCAGTTGCTCAAATTCCATTGATTTCAAGGCCTTGGTGATGGAATTTGTAGCAAATGGGAACTTGGAGAAATGGTTGTATTCTCATAACTATTGCCTACCATTCATGCAAAGGTTGAAGGTAGTAATAGACGTTGCATGTGCATTGGAGTATCTGCACCATGGTAACACTAGACCTGTGGTGCATTGTGATCTGAAGCCAAGTAATGTTCTGTTGGATGAAGATATGGTTGCACATGTTTGTGATTTCAACATTGCTAAACTATTGGAAGAAGATCAATCTGAAATCCATACAAACACCTTAGCCACCCTTGGTTATATGGCTCCCG AGTATGGATTGGAAGGAGTGGTGTCCCCAAAGGGAGATGTATACAGCTATGGTATTATGCTAATGGAAGTCTTCACAAGAAAGAAACCAACTGATGAAATGTTTTGTGAGGGACTAAGCTTAAGGTCATGGATCCAACAGTCATTGCCACGTGGGATAACTGAGGTTGTGGATCCAAATTTGATGGAGGGAGAGGAACAAGTTGTTTCTGCCATGGAAGTAGCCTTATCAAAAATCATGGACTTGGCTCTGGATTGCTCTCATGATTCTCCGAATGAGAGAATTAGTATGAAGGAGGTCTTTGTTCTGCTAAGCAAAATCAAAACCACATTTCAGCAGAGATGA
- the LOC112741441 gene encoding uncharacterized protein isoform X2, with protein sequence MLEFLDLSGNSFFGEIPSSLHQCWKLKFLNMDNNRIYGHLPSDIGSLSMLQTLSLNNNNLTGSLPQSLFNISSLRLINLRNNFFGGQLPEEMCDQAHSLQHISILNNNVGGTIPKSIGNCTSLINLYLGANFFTGTIPYEIGDKLRKLEILHLQGNKLTGSIPPNIFNISGLQSLSLSNNNLSGTLPIQAHHTLSNLQFLYISGTNLSGEIPTPLFNASMLLQLVLANSSFSGPIPDSFGNLRNLQVLYLLGNNFTGGLGFLNSLTQCRQLTKILLASNPLGGTLPNAIGNLSQSLQRFDVRSCNIKGEIPPQIGNLKNLYDLKMYNNQFVGEIPSTIGNLQLLQLLELSNNRLNSSIPEQICRIQNLNQLILSNNNIFGPIPRCVDHLSSLRILYLDSNNLNSTIPSTLWSLSYILEVNLSSNGLEGSLPAEISSMNAVINLDISHNKLSGKIPTGIGSLQRILNLSLAYNMLQGPIPDSIGNMLSLEFLDFSHNLLSGTIPKSFVNIVDLKFINLSYNRLHGEIPYGGKFINFKPQSFMMNDGLCGRPNFGVPPCSNDGAKNSRRSKALKLAIPLIVLCMILACAVILICRRKPRKGSAAEDLPSFQFPSRISYFELLEATQKFDESNLIGRGGLGSVFRGELSNGTVVAVKVFNLEIQQAPRSFDAECEAMRNLRHRNLVKVISSCSNSIDFKALVMEFVANGNLEKWLYSHNYCLPFMQRLKVVIDVACALEYLHHGNTRPVVHCDLKPSNVLLDEDMVAHVCDFNIAKLLEEDQSEIHTNTLATLGYMAPEYGLEGVVSPKGDVYSYGIMLMEVFTRKKPTDEMFCEGLSLRSWIQQSLPRGITEVVDPNLMEGEEQVVSAMEVALSKIMDLALDCSHDSPNERISMKEVFVLLSKIKTTFQQR encoded by the exons ATGCTTGAATTTCTTGACCTCTctggaaattcatttttcggtGAAATTCCGTCAAGTTTGCATCAATGTTGGAAGCTCAAATTTCTGAATATGGACAACAATAGAATTTACGGACACCTACCAAGTGATATCGGCAGCTTATCTATGCTTCAAACCTTAAGTCTTAACAACAACAATTTAACAG GTTCACTTCCACAGTCTCTTTTCAACATCTCCAGTTTAAGACTAATAAACCTTCGGAACAACTTCTTTGGTGGTCAACTTCCTGAAGAGATGTGTGATCAAGCTCATTCCTTACAACACATTTCTATATTAAATAACAATGTTGGTGGCACCATTCCAAAGTCTATTGGCAACTGCACCTCATTAATAAACTTATATCTCGGAGCAAACTTTTTCACAG GTACAATACCCTATGAGATAGGTGACAAATTAAGAAAGCTTGAGATATTGCACTTACAAGGCAACAAACTAACAGGATCAATCCCTCCAAACATCTTCAACATCTCAGGACTACAAAGCCTCTCACTCTCAAACAACAATCTATCAGGAACTCTTCCAATTCAAGCACATCACACCCTCTCCAATCTCCAATTCCTCTACATTTCTGGGACCAACCTTAGTGGAGAAATTCCAACACCTCTTTTCAATGCTTCAATGCTACTTCAGCTAGTACTTGCCAACAGTTCCTTTTCAGGACCTATACCTGATTCATTTGGCAACTTGAGAAATCTCCAGGTCCTATATCTCTTGGGAAACAACTTCACTGGTGGTCTTGGTTTCCTCAATTCACTCACACAATGCAGGCAATTGACAAAGATTCTTTTAGCATCTAATCCCCTTGGTGGAACACTTCCAAACGCCATTGGAAATCTTTCACAATCTCTTCAAAGGTTTGATGTGAGGAGTTGTAACATCAAGGGTGAAATTCCTCCACAGATTGGAAACTTGAAGAACCTATATGATTTAAAGATGTATAACAACCAATTTGTAGGAGAGATTCCAAGCACAATTGGGAACTTACAGCTTCTTCAATTATTGGAACTTTCGAACAATAGGCTAAATAGCTCTATCCCAGAACAAATTTGCAGGATTCAGAATTTGAACCAGTTGATTCTTAGCAATAACAACATTTTTGGGCCAATTCCAAGATGTgtggatcatctttcttctctaaGAATACTTTACTTAGATTCCAACAACCTAAACTCCACAATACCTTCCACACTTTGGAGCCTCAGTTATATCTTGGAGGTAAATTTATCCTCCAATGGCCTTGAAGGGTCTTTGCCAGCTGAGATAAGTAGCATGAATGCTGTGATCAATTTGGATATTTCACATAACAAGCTTTCAGGAAAAATTCCCACTGGAATTGGTAGCTTGCAAAGAATATTGAATCTCTCATTAGCCTATAACATGTTACAAGGGCCTATTCCTGATTCAATTGGGAACATGTTGAGTTTGGAATTTCTTGATTTTTCCCATAATCTTTTATCAGGAACCATTCCTAAGTCCTTTGTGAACATTGTTGATCTCAAGTTTATAAACTTGTCTTATAATAGGCTACATGGTGAGATTCCTTATGGTGGCAAGTTTATAAATTTCAAACCTCAATCATTCATGATGAATGATGGACTCTGTGGAAGACCAAATTTTGGAGTCCCACCATGTTCCAATGATGGTGCAAAAAACAGTAGGAGATCCAAAGCTCTGAAATTGGCAATACCCTTAATTGTATTATGCATGATTCTTGCATGTGCAGTTATTTTGATATgcagaagaaaaccaagaaagggTTCAGCTGCTGAAGACTTACCATCGTTTCAATTTCCAAGTCGAATTTCCTACTTTGAACTCTTGGAGGCAACACAGAAATTTGATGAGAGCAATCTTATTGGAAGAGGGGGTTTAGGTTCTGTTTTCAGAGGTGAGCTTTCAAATGGAACTGTGGTTGCTGTTAAAGTATTCAACTTGGAGATACAACAAGCACCAAGAAGCTTTGATGCAGAATGCGAAGCGATGCGAAATCTTCGCCATAGAAATCTTGTTAAAGTCATCAGCAGTTGCTCAAATTCCATTGATTTCAAGGCCTTGGTGATGGAATTTGTAGCAAATGGGAACTTGGAGAAATGGTTGTATTCTCATAACTATTGCCTACCATTCATGCAAAGGTTGAAGGTAGTAATAGACGTTGCATGTGCATTGGAGTATCTGCACCATGGTAACACTAGACCTGTGGTGCATTGTGATCTGAAGCCAAGTAATGTTCTGTTGGATGAAGATATGGTTGCACATGTTTGTGATTTCAACATTGCTAAACTATTGGAAGAAGATCAATCTGAAATCCATACAAACACCTTAGCCACCCTTGGTTATATGGCTCCCG AGTATGGATTGGAAGGAGTGGTGTCCCCAAAGGGAGATGTATACAGCTATGGTATTATGCTAATGGAAGTCTTCACAAGAAAGAAACCAACTGATGAAATGTTTTGTGAGGGACTAAGCTTAAGGTCATGGATCCAACAGTCATTGCCACGTGGGATAACTGAGGTTGTGGATCCAAATTTGATGGAGGGAGAGGAACAAGTTGTTTCTGCCATGGAAGTAGCCTTATCAAAAATCATGGACTTGGCTCTGGATTGCTCTCATGATTCTCCGAATGAGAGAATTAGTATGAAGGAGGTCTTTGTTCTGCTAAGCAAAATCAAAACCACATTTCAGCAGAGATGA
- the LOC140178466 gene encoding uncharacterized protein has translation MADKENPQLSQDDLLAQIAELQAEVRRIAELSTQSNGENSKGSAQSTADPLNIVPPKEKLTLDNPFSEEITNYQMPKNFTLPTALEPYKGFGDPRAHVKKFQSMMFFNGPNNEPVLCRAFPTYLDGAALLWFSKLSAGSISSFEDLARSFIDYFAASRIYVHGSDFLGTIKQGQHESLKDYMTRFADATMEIQDLDPAVHLHALKAGLRPGKFRETIAITKPKTLEEFRERAAGQMEIEELREAQKSDKQPHRRDEERTFRSPSNRDTKKPPKPASKYNTYTRFNTRRENIIREILNARIIKPPTRAGNYQDQRFVDKTKHCAFHRKFGHTIDDCIVAKDLLERLARQGLLDKYIETRKGRGGNSDKAEHKQATADDKKERTTPDPPRGVINHISGGFAGGGETSSARKRSYRAMLAIEGTIQPKKGKEPDVTISFNQTDFKSASPNLDDPVVISIQVGELLVRKTLLDPGSSADVLFYSTFTKMKLSEKLIQPSSGELIGFSGERVPIMGHIWLKTTMGEIPMSKSIDIQYLIVNCYSPYNIILGRPALNIFRAVVSTLHLCVKFPVQKNKIATVYADHQEARQCYHAGLKPVQTKQEARPQIQAIQSSANTTTLADLDPREDLGERPRPMDNLQQVTLTSDDKQCTYVGEALEGADRAKLIHILRQNADLFAWTPDDMPGINPEVICHKLAIDKTILPVAQKKRNLGEEKKQAALEETQKLLNAGFIREIRFTTWLSNVVMVRKSSGKWRMCVDFTNLNKACPKDAYPLSCIDKLVDNASGYKALSFMDAYSGYNQILMHPEDQSKTAFITEHGNFCYKVMPFGLKNAGATYQRLMDKVFQQQIGRNMEVYVDDMVAKTPMQRSHCDDLVEIFRQLRAYNMRLNPDKCAFGVQGGKFLGFMLTSRGIKANPEKCRAVLNMASPKTVKEVQQLAGRIAALSRFLPAVANRSYHFFQTFSKGRKFNWTDECENAFTELKQHLTSPPILQRPEAGNPLYLYLSVSNHAISSVLVTETGRKQNPVYFISRVLQPTETRYPKIEQLALALITTARRLRHYFQSHTIIVRMDQPLRQILTRPELAGRLIKWSVELSEFDIHYESRKTLKSQVLADFISEMTNDTHKTEVSWSIHVDGASNKEGSGAGILLKEGDKVVAEQSLQFRFNASNNQAEYEALLAGLKLALQLQIPRITAYCDSSLVVYQIKGEFQVKDPLLEKYWLITKDLISKFKEFNIIHVNREQNTRADVLSKLATTRQAENTSALSQLTLDKPSFEQETILSITQVPDWRTPFIDYINTGTIPNNEPNLPLFRRRASFYTVLGNTLYRRGHSQPLLKCISKEEAEEVMAETHEGVCGNHIGGRALAAKILRTGYYWPTIKWDCITKVKACDNCQKHATLSETPAEELHTIEVSWPFDRYGIPREIISDNGRQFTDHKLATFLKNFNIKHHFSSVEHPQTNGQVESANRIILQGLKKKLGEAKGEWADLIPEILWGYNTTIQSATGETPFKLVYGAEALIPIEVSVPTLRAELYNQANNQQARMTELDLVEEDRDISAIKQRARKRYLEQRHHKRVVRRSFNNGDLVLRRTEDARKPSSHGKLAANWEGPFRVLQNLGKGAYKLETLRGEQLPGTWNVPSLRKYQS, from the exons CGAACAATGAGCCCGTCCTCTGTCGAGCATTTCCCACTTACCTAGATGGTGCAGCGTTACTCTGGTTTTCTAAACTTTCTGCAGGTTCGATCTCCTCCTTTGAAGACCTCGCCAGATCATTTATTGATTACTTCGCTGCATCAAGAATATATGTACATGGCTCGGACTTTCTCGGCACCATCAAACAAGGTCAGCACGAGAGTCTGAAAGACTACATGACCAGATTCGCGGACGCCACTATGGAGATCCAAGACCTGGACCCGGCCGTCCACCTGCATGCTCTCAAGGCCGGCCTCAGACCTGGCAAATTTCGGGAGACCATTGCCATAACAAAACCAAAGACGCTAGAGGAATTCCGAGAAAGGGCGGCTGGGCAAATGGAGATCGAAGAACTCCGAGAAGCCCAGAAATCAGACAAACAGCCACATCGGAGAGATGAGGAAAGGACTTTCAGATCGCCAAGCAACAGGGACACAAAGAAACCTCCTAAGCCCGCGTCAAAGTACAACACATACACCAGATTTAACACCAGAAGAGAAAACATCATCAGAGAGATCCTCAACGCCAGAATCATAAAACCACCAACCCGAGCAGGGAACTACCAGGATCAACGATTCGTGGACAAGACAAAACATTGTGCCTTCCACCGAAAGTTCGGTCATACCATAGATGACTGCATCGTTGCGAAGGACCTCCTGGAAAGACTAGCACGCCAAGGTCTCCTGGACAAATACATTGAGACCCGGAAGGGCAGAGGAGGAAACTCGGACAAGGCAGAGCACAAGCAAGCAACGGCTGACGATAAAAAAGAGAGGACGACTCCTGATCCGCCAAGAGGAGTCATCAACCACATATCAGGAGGATTCGCAGGCGGAGGAGAAACAAGCTCGGCCAGGAAGCGGAGCTATAGAGCAATGCTGGCAATCGAAGGAACTATACAACCAAAGAAGGGCAAAGAACCAGACGTCACAATATCCTTCAACCAAACAGATTTCAAATCGGCAAGCCCTAACCTCGACGACCCCGTGGTAATTTCCATCCAGGTCGGAGAACTGTTGGTAAGAAAAACATTGTTAGATCCAGGTAGTAGTGCTGACGTTTTATTTTACTCTACTTTTACTAAAATGAAATTATCAGAAAAACTGATACAACCCTCCTCTGGAGAGCTAATTGGGTTCTCCGGAGAGAGAGTCCCAATCATGGGACACATATGGCTAAAGACCACAATGGGAGAGATCCCTATGTCAAAATCAATTGATATTCAATATTTAATAGTAAACTGTTACAGCCCTTATAATATTATACTTGGGAGACCCGCACTGAACATATTCAGGGCAGTGGTGTCCACATTACATCTGTGTGTCAAGTTTCCAGTGCAGAAAAACAAGATCGCCACGGTATATGCGGACCATCAGGAAGCTCGGCAATGCTATCACGCTGGTCTAAAACCAgtccaaacaaaacaggaagctcgGCCCCAGATCCAAGCCATCCAAAGTTCTGCCAACACAACGACACTGGCCGATCTTGACCCAAGAGAAGACCTCGGCGAAAGACCTCGGCCAATGGACAATCTTCAACAAGTAACACTGACATCAGATGACAAACAATGCACATATGTTGGAGAAGCATTAGAAGGGGCAGACCGAGCAAAACTCATTCACATACTGCGTCAgaatgccgacctctttgcatggacgCCAGATGACATGCCAGGAATCAACCCAGAGGTCATCTGCCACAAGCTAGCAATCGACAAAACAATCCTACCAGTTGCACAAAAGAAAAGGAACCTCGGAGAAGAGAAAAAACAAGCAGCACTCGAAGAAACCCAGAAGCTCCTCAATGCAGGTTTCATCAGAGAGATTCGCTTCACCACATGGTTGTCcaacgtggtaatggtaaggaagagctcaggtaaatggcgcatgtgcgttgACTTTACAAATTTAAATAAAGCTTGCCCTAAAGATGCATATCCACTGTCTTGCATTGATAAATTAGTTGATAACGCCTCTGGTTATAAAGCTttgagttttatggatgcatactctggctataaccagattCTAATGCACCCAGAAGACCAAAGCAAAACAGCTTTTATAACAGAACACGGGAATTTTTGTTACAAGGTAATGCCCTTTGgcctaaagaatgcaggtgcgaCATATCAAAGGCTAATGGACAAAGTGTTCCAACAACAGATAGGCCGCAATATGGAGGTATACGTAGATGACATGGTAGCAAAAACACCTATGCAGAGGTCACACTGTGACGACCTAGTAGAAATCTTCAGACAACTCCGAGCATATAACATGAGACTCAATCCAGACAAATGTGCGTTCGGAGTACAAGGGGGGAAGTTCCTGGGATTCATGTTAACATCTCGAGGCATCAAGGCCAACCCAGAAAAGTGCAGGGCCGTGCTGAACATGGCAAGCCCAAAAACGGTAAAGGAAGTCCAGCAACTTGCAGGACGAATAGCTGCCCTGTCACGTTTCCTACCTGCAGTGGCAAACCGATCTTATCACTTTTTCCAGACATTCTCTAAAGGCAGGAAGTTCAACTGGACAGACGAATGCGAAAATGCTTTTACCGAACTTAAACAACACTTAACATCACCACCAATCCTCCAAAGACCAGAGGCAGGTAACCCACTGTATTTATACCTATCAGTATCTAACCATGCTATAAGCTCAGTTTTAGTAACAGAAACAGGAAGAAAGCAAAACccagtatacttcatcagtagggTGCTACAACCAACAGAAACAAGGTACCCGAAGATAGAACAACTGGCGCTAGCACTAATCACCACAGCAAGAAGACTGCGGCACTATTTTCAAAGCCACACAATCATAGTACGAATGGACCAACCGCTAAGGCAGATATTGACCAGACCCGAGCTCGCCGGCAGATTGATAAAATGGTCGGttgagctctccgagttcgacatcCATTACGAATCAAGGAAAACACTGAAGTCACAGGTGCTAGCCGACTTTATATCGGAGATGACTAACGACACACATAAAACAGAGGTCAGTTGGAGCATACATGTGGATGGAGCGTCAAACAAAGAAGGCAGTGGGGCAGGGATACTACTAAAAGAAGGAGACAAGGTGGTGGCCGAGCAGTCACTACAGTTCCGTTTCAACGCAagcaacaatcaggcagaatatgaagccctacTTGCTGGACTAAAACTCGCCCTACAACTACAAATACCCCGAATAACAGCCTACTGCGACTCTTCCTTGGTGGTATATCAAATAAAGGGCGAATTTCAGGTAAAAGATCCTTTGTTAGAGAaatattggctcataacaaaggatctaatttcaaaatttaaagagtTTAATATTATCCATGTAAACCGAGAACAAAATACCAGGGCCGATGTGTTATCTAAGTTAGCCACAACACGGCAAGCCGAAAACACATCGGCACTGTCCCAGCTAACACTTGACAAACCCAGTTTTGAGCAAGAAACAATTTTGAGTATTACACAGGTCCCAGATTGGCGAACACCTTTTATCGATTACATTAATACAGGCACCATTCCAAATAATGAGCCGAACTTGCCGCTCTTCCGAAGAAGAGCAAGCTTCTATACAGTGCTCGGAAACACCCTATACAGGCGAGGACACTCACAACCATTGCTCAAGTGCATCAGTAAGGAGGAAGCCGAGGAGGTTATGGCCGAAACGCATGAAGGAGTCTGTGGCAACCATATCGGTGGCCGAGCATTAGCAGCAAAGATCTTGCGGACAGGATACTATTGGCCGACGATAAAATGGGACTGCATCACCAAAGTCAAAGCATGTGATAATTGTCAAAAGCACGCCACCCTCTCAGAGACCCCAGCCGAGGAGCTCCATACCATagaggtaagctggcctttcGATAG ATACGGAATCCCAAGAGAAATAATCTCGGATAACGGGAGACAATTTACAGATCACAAGCTCGccacttttttgaaaaattttaacattaaacACCACTTCAGCTCAGTAGAGCACCCGCAGACTAACGGACAAGTTGAATCAGCTAACAGAATTATATTGCAGGGATTAAAGAAAAAGCTCGGCGAAGCTAAAGGAGAGTGGGCTGACCTCATCCCAGAAATCCTATGGGGTTACAACACCACCATCCAATCTGCCACAGGGGAAACTCCCTTCAAGTTGGTATATGGTGCAGAAGCTCTCATTCCAATAGAGGTCAGCGTCCCAACATTAAGGGCAGAGCTCTATAATCAAGCAAACAATCAACAAGCTCGGATGACCGAATTGGACCTTGTAGAAGAAGACAGAGACATCTCCGCCATAAAGCAGCGAGCCAGAAAGCGCTACCTAGAACAGAGACACCATAAAAGAGTAGTTCGCAGATCTTTCAACAATGGAGACCTTGTACTCAGACGAACAGAAGATGCACGGAAACCTTCCTCACATGGCAAATTAGCGGCAAATTGGGAAGGACCTTTCCGAGTCCTTCAAAACCTCGGAAAGGGGGCTTACAAATTAGAAACCCTTAGAGGAGAACAACTTCCAGGAACATGGAATGTCCCCTCTCTAAGGAAATATCAGTCATGA